In Clostridia bacterium, a genomic segment contains:
- a CDS encoding phosphoglucosamine mutase: protein VSVLKKTQKSIKELNDFYVYPQVNINIEVSDKHKVLANEYLQSELKRIGKEIANKGRLLVRASGTEPKIRIMTECMDAKLSEEKAKEIAEIVKKISSEVK from the coding sequence TGGTCAGCGTTTTGAAAAAGACTCAAAAATCCATAAAAGAGCTCAATGATTTTTATGTATATCCACAAGTCAATATTAATATTGAAGTCAGCGACAAACACAAAGTTTTGGCTAATGAATACTTGCAATCTGAACTAAAGAGAATAGGCAAAGAAATAGCCAACAAAGGTCGTCTTTTGGTTAGAGCATCTGGAACAGAGCCTAAAATAAGAATTATGACCGAATGCATGGATGCGAAATTATCTGAAGAAAAAGCAAAGGAAATCGCAGAAATAGTAAAAAAAATTAGTTCAGAGGTTAAGTGA